The Onychomys torridus chromosome 4, mOncTor1.1, whole genome shotgun sequence genome includes a window with the following:
- the Tubgcp4 gene encoding gamma-tubulin complex component 4 isoform X2 → MIHELLLALSGYPGSIFTWNKRSGLQVSQDFPFLHPSETSVLNRLCRLGTDYIRFTEFIEQYTGHVQQQDHHPPQQGPGGLPGIYLRAFCTGLDSVLQPYRQALLDLEQEFLADPHLSISHVNYSLDQFQLLFPSVMVVVEQIKSQKIHGCQILETVYKHSCGGLPPVRSALEKILAVCHGVMYKQLSAWMLHGLLLDQHEEFFIKQGPSSGNISAQAEEDEEDLGIGGLTGKQLRELQDLRLIEEENMLAPSLKQFSLRVEILPSYIPVRVAEKILFVGESVQMFENQNVNLTRKGSILKNQEDTFAAELHRLKQQPLFSLVDFEQVVDRIRSTVAEHLWKLMVEESDLLGQLKIIKDFYLLGRGELFQAFIDTAQHMLKTPPTAVTEHDVNVAFQQSAHKVLLDDDNLLPLLHLTIEYHGKDHKDATQPREGPSRETSPREAPASGWAALGLSYKVQWPLHILFTPAVLEKYNVVFKYLLSVRRVQAELQHCWALQMQRKHLRSNQTDAVKWRLRNHMAFLVDNLQYYLQVDVLESQFSQLLHQINSTRDFESIRLAHDHFLSNLLAQSFILLKPVFHCLNEILDLCHSFCSLVSQNLGPLDERGAAQLSILVKGFSRQSSLLFKILSSVRNHQINSDLAQLLLRLDYNKYYTQAGGTLGSFGM, encoded by the exons ATGATTCACGAGCTGCTCTTGGCGCTGAGTGGGTACCCAGGGTCCATTTTCACCTGGAACAAGCGGAGTGGCCTGCAG GTTTCACAGGACTTCCCGTTTCTTCACCCTAGTGAGACGAGTGTCCTGAATCGCCTCTGCCGGCTTGGCACAGACTACATTCGATTCACTGAGTTCATTGAGCAGTACACAGGCCATGTGCAGCAACAG gATCACCATCCACCCCAGCAGGGCCCAGGTGGGCTACCTGGGATCTACCTGAGGGCCTTTTGCACAGGGCTGGATTCAGTTTTGCAGCCTTATCGCCAAGCACTGCTTGACCTGGAACAAGAG TTCCTGGCTGACCCACATCTCTCCATATCACATGTCAATTACTCCTTAGATCAG TTCCAGCTCCTTTTCCCCTCTGTGATGGTTGTAGTGGAGCAAATTAAAAGCCAAAAG ATTCATGGCTGTCAAATTCTGGAAACAGTTTACAAACATAGCTGTGGAGGTTTGCCACCAGTTCGAAGCGCATTGGAAAA AATCCTGGCTGTATGCCATGGGGTCATGTATAAACAGCTCTCAGCCTGGATGCTACATGGACTCCTCTTGGACCAGCATGAAGAGTTCTTTATCAAACAGGGTCCATCTTCTGGTAATATCAGTGCCCAGGcggaagaggatgaagaagatCTGGGGATTGGAGGGCTGACAGGAAAGCAGCTGAGAGAACTGCAGGACCTG CGCCTAATTGAGGAAGAGAACATGCTGGCCCCATCTCTAAAGCAGTTTTCCCTGCGAGTGGAGATTTTACCATCCTACATTCCAGTGAGGGTTGCTGAAAAAATCCTCTTTGTTGGAGAATCTGTCCAGATGTTTGAGAATCAAAATGTGAACCTAACGAGGAAAG GGTCCATCTTGAAGAACCAGGAGGACACTTTTGCTGCAGAGCTGCATCGGCTCAAGCAGCAGCCACTCTTCAGCCTCGTGGATTTTGAGCAGGTGGTGGATCGAATTCGTAGCACTGTGGCTGAG CACCTCTGGAAGCTAATGGTAGAGGAGTCAGACTTACTGGGTCAGCTGAAG ATCATTAAAGACTTTTACCTTCTGGGACGAGGAGAACTGTTCCAGGCCTTCATTGACACAGCTCAACACATGTTAAAAACACCACCCACTGCAGTGACAGAGCATG ACGTGAATGTGGCCTTTCAACAGTCAGCACACAAGGTGCTGCTAGATGATGACAACCTTCTTCCTCTGTTGCACTTGACAATTGAGTATCATGGAAAGGACCACAAAG ATGCCACCCAGCCAAGAGAAGGGCCTTCTCGAGAAACGTCTCCCAGGGAAGCCCCTGCTTCCGGTTGGGCTGCTCTGGGTCTCTCCTACAAAGTACAGTGGCCACTGCATATTCTCTTCACCCCAGCCGTCTTGGAAAA GTACAATGTTGTTTTCAAGTACTTACTGAGTGTGCGCCGTGTCCAAGCTGAACTGCAGCACTGCTGGGCTCTCCAGATGCAGCGTAAGCACCTCAGATCTAACCAGACAGATGCAGTCAAGTGGCGTCTACGGAATCACATGGCCTTCTTAGTAGATAATCTTCAGTACTATCTCCAG GTAGATGTGCTGGAGTCTCAGTTCTCACAGCTTCTTCATCAGATCAATTCTACGCGGGACTTTGAAAGCATCCGATTGGCACATGATCACTTCCTAAGCAATTTGCTGGCCCAGTCCTTTATTTTGCTGAAACCT GTGTTTCACTGCCTGAATGAAATCCTAGATCTCTGTCACAGTTTTTGTTCACTGGTCAGTCAGAACCTGGGTCCACTGGATGAGCGGGGAGCTGCCCAGCTGAGCATTCTCGTGAAG GGCTTTAGTCGTCAGTCTTCACTCCTGTTCAAGATACTTTCCAGCGTTCGGAATCACCAGATCAACTCAGATTTGGCTCAGTTACTGCTGCGACTAGATTATAACAAGTATTATACCCAGGCTGGTGGAACTCTGGGCAG TTTTGGGATGTGA
- the Tubgcp4 gene encoding gamma-tubulin complex component 4 isoform X1, whose amino-acid sequence MIHELLLALSGYPGSIFTWNKRSGLQVSQDFPFLHPSETSVLNRLCRLGTDYIRFTEFIEQYTGHVQQQDHHPPQQGPGGLPGIYLRAFCTGLDSVLQPYRQALLDLEQEFLADPHLSISHVNYSLDQFQLLFPSVMVVVEQIKSQKIHGCQILETVYKHSCGGLPPVRSALEKILAVCHGVMYKQLSAWMLHGLLLDQHEEFFIKQGPSSGNISAQAEEDEEDLGIGGLTGKQLRELQDLRLIEEENMLAPSLKQFSLRVEILPSYIPVRVAEKILFVGESVQMFENQNVNLTRKGSILKNQEDTFAAELHRLKQQPLFSLVDFEQVVDRIRSTVAEHLWKLMVEESDLLGQLKIIKDFYLLGRGELFQAFIDTAQHMLKTPPTAVTEHDVNVAFQQSAHKVLLDDDNLLPLLHLTIEYHGKDHKVDATQPREGPSRETSPREAPASGWAALGLSYKVQWPLHILFTPAVLEKYNVVFKYLLSVRRVQAELQHCWALQMQRKHLRSNQTDAVKWRLRNHMAFLVDNLQYYLQVDVLESQFSQLLHQINSTRDFESIRLAHDHFLSNLLAQSFILLKPVFHCLNEILDLCHSFCSLVSQNLGPLDERGAAQLSILVKGFSRQSSLLFKILSSVRNHQINSDLAQLLLRLDYNKYYTQAGGTLGSFGM is encoded by the exons ATGATTCACGAGCTGCTCTTGGCGCTGAGTGGGTACCCAGGGTCCATTTTCACCTGGAACAAGCGGAGTGGCCTGCAG GTTTCACAGGACTTCCCGTTTCTTCACCCTAGTGAGACGAGTGTCCTGAATCGCCTCTGCCGGCTTGGCACAGACTACATTCGATTCACTGAGTTCATTGAGCAGTACACAGGCCATGTGCAGCAACAG gATCACCATCCACCCCAGCAGGGCCCAGGTGGGCTACCTGGGATCTACCTGAGGGCCTTTTGCACAGGGCTGGATTCAGTTTTGCAGCCTTATCGCCAAGCACTGCTTGACCTGGAACAAGAG TTCCTGGCTGACCCACATCTCTCCATATCACATGTCAATTACTCCTTAGATCAG TTCCAGCTCCTTTTCCCCTCTGTGATGGTTGTAGTGGAGCAAATTAAAAGCCAAAAG ATTCATGGCTGTCAAATTCTGGAAACAGTTTACAAACATAGCTGTGGAGGTTTGCCACCAGTTCGAAGCGCATTGGAAAA AATCCTGGCTGTATGCCATGGGGTCATGTATAAACAGCTCTCAGCCTGGATGCTACATGGACTCCTCTTGGACCAGCATGAAGAGTTCTTTATCAAACAGGGTCCATCTTCTGGTAATATCAGTGCCCAGGcggaagaggatgaagaagatCTGGGGATTGGAGGGCTGACAGGAAAGCAGCTGAGAGAACTGCAGGACCTG CGCCTAATTGAGGAAGAGAACATGCTGGCCCCATCTCTAAAGCAGTTTTCCCTGCGAGTGGAGATTTTACCATCCTACATTCCAGTGAGGGTTGCTGAAAAAATCCTCTTTGTTGGAGAATCTGTCCAGATGTTTGAGAATCAAAATGTGAACCTAACGAGGAAAG GGTCCATCTTGAAGAACCAGGAGGACACTTTTGCTGCAGAGCTGCATCGGCTCAAGCAGCAGCCACTCTTCAGCCTCGTGGATTTTGAGCAGGTGGTGGATCGAATTCGTAGCACTGTGGCTGAG CACCTCTGGAAGCTAATGGTAGAGGAGTCAGACTTACTGGGTCAGCTGAAG ATCATTAAAGACTTTTACCTTCTGGGACGAGGAGAACTGTTCCAGGCCTTCATTGACACAGCTCAACACATGTTAAAAACACCACCCACTGCAGTGACAGAGCATG ACGTGAATGTGGCCTTTCAACAGTCAGCACACAAGGTGCTGCTAGATGATGACAACCTTCTTCCTCTGTTGCACTTGACAATTGAGTATCATGGAAAGGACCACAAAG TAGATGCCACCCAGCCAAGAGAAGGGCCTTCTCGAGAAACGTCTCCCAGGGAAGCCCCTGCTTCCGGTTGGGCTGCTCTGGGTCTCTCCTACAAAGTACAGTGGCCACTGCATATTCTCTTCACCCCAGCCGTCTTGGAAAA GTACAATGTTGTTTTCAAGTACTTACTGAGTGTGCGCCGTGTCCAAGCTGAACTGCAGCACTGCTGGGCTCTCCAGATGCAGCGTAAGCACCTCAGATCTAACCAGACAGATGCAGTCAAGTGGCGTCTACGGAATCACATGGCCTTCTTAGTAGATAATCTTCAGTACTATCTCCAG GTAGATGTGCTGGAGTCTCAGTTCTCACAGCTTCTTCATCAGATCAATTCTACGCGGGACTTTGAAAGCATCCGATTGGCACATGATCACTTCCTAAGCAATTTGCTGGCCCAGTCCTTTATTTTGCTGAAACCT GTGTTTCACTGCCTGAATGAAATCCTAGATCTCTGTCACAGTTTTTGTTCACTGGTCAGTCAGAACCTGGGTCCACTGGATGAGCGGGGAGCTGCCCAGCTGAGCATTCTCGTGAAG GGCTTTAGTCGTCAGTCTTCACTCCTGTTCAAGATACTTTCCAGCGTTCGGAATCACCAGATCAACTCAGATTTGGCTCAGTTACTGCTGCGACTAGATTATAACAAGTATTATACCCAGGCTGGTGGAACTCTGGGCAG TTTTGGGATGTGA